One window from the genome of Mumia sp. ZJ1417 encodes:
- the pdxS gene encoding pyridoxal 5'-phosphate synthase lyase subunit PdxS: MTEHATTPADTAQSVDQGTGTARVKRGMAEMLKGGVIMDVVDAEQAKIAEDAGAVAVMALERVPADIRAQGGVARMSDPDLIDGIIEAVSIPVMAKARIGHFVEAQVLQSLGVDYIDESEVLTPADYAHHIDKWAFTVPFVCGATNLGEALRRITEGAAMIRSKGEAGTGDVSNATTHMRTLRDQIRRLQNLPADELYVAAKELQAPYELVKEVAAAGKLPVVLFTAGGIATPADAAMMMQLGAEGVFVGSGIFKSGNPAERATAIVKATTYFDDPDVIAKVSRGLGEAMVGINVEDVPEPHRLAERGW; the protein is encoded by the coding sequence ATGACCGAGCACGCGACCACTCCTGCCGACACCGCCCAGAGCGTCGACCAGGGCACCGGCACGGCCCGCGTGAAGCGTGGCATGGCCGAGATGCTGAAGGGCGGCGTCATCATGGACGTCGTCGACGCGGAGCAGGCCAAGATCGCCGAGGACGCCGGCGCGGTCGCCGTGATGGCGCTCGAGCGCGTCCCGGCCGACATCCGCGCGCAGGGCGGCGTGGCGCGGATGAGCGACCCGGACCTGATCGACGGGATCATCGAGGCGGTGTCGATCCCGGTGATGGCCAAGGCGCGGATCGGTCACTTCGTCGAGGCGCAGGTGCTGCAGTCGCTCGGGGTGGACTACATCGACGAGTCCGAGGTGCTGACGCCGGCCGACTACGCCCACCACATCGACAAGTGGGCGTTCACCGTGCCGTTCGTGTGCGGCGCGACCAACCTCGGCGAGGCGCTCCGCCGCATCACCGAGGGCGCGGCGATGATCCGCTCCAAGGGCGAGGCCGGCACCGGCGACGTCTCCAACGCCACGACGCACATGCGGACGCTGCGCGACCAGATCCGGCGCCTGCAAAACCTGCCCGCAGACGAGCTGTACGTGGCGGCCAAGGAGCTCCAGGCCCCGTACGAGCTGGTCAAGGAGGTCGCGGCCGCGGGCAAGCTCCCGGTCGTGCTGTTCACCGCCGGCGGCATCGCGACCCCGGCCGACGCGGCGATGATGATGCAGCTGGGCGCCGAGGGTGTCTTCGTCGGCTCGGGCATCTTCAAGTCCGGCAACCCGGCCGAGCGGGCGACGGCGATCGTGAAGGCGACGACCTACTTCGACGACCCCGACGTGATTGCGAAGGTCTCCCGCGGGCTCGGAGAGGCGATGGTCGGGATCAACGTCGAGGACGTCCCGGAGCCGCACCGGCTCGCCGAGCGTGGCTGGTGA
- a CDS encoding glycosyltransferase family 4 protein, whose translation MRIGMVCPYSFDVPGGVQNHVLDLTRSMSELGVDVSVLAPAADDDDLPSYVTPAGRALPVRYNGAVARVSFGPIAMARTRRWLRDGNFDVLHVHDPATPSVSLIALSLASGVSIATIHTSIGRSRALAATEPLLRPAMEKLSARITVSREAQRVVAHYQGGDSVIIPNGLFVDDFSGTERRAGESSTFSLLFLGRFEETRKGLPVLLDALPAVIERFPGLRLIVAGAGDPRVGTAMVPERLREHVEVVGRVSDEERARLLSEADVYVAPNTGGESFGIVLIEAMAAGAPVVASDIRAFADVLEDGRLGALFANEDPVSLAKTLVDALDDPGREERAGVAREAVRRYDWSVVAPQVISVYETVLGGGGA comes from the coding sequence ATGAGGATCGGGATGGTCTGCCCGTACTCGTTCGACGTGCCAGGCGGCGTCCAGAACCACGTCCTGGACCTGACGCGCTCGATGAGCGAGCTGGGGGTCGACGTCTCCGTGCTCGCCCCGGCCGCGGACGACGACGACCTTCCCTCGTACGTGACGCCGGCCGGGCGTGCGCTGCCCGTCCGCTACAACGGCGCGGTCGCGCGGGTGTCCTTCGGACCGATCGCGATGGCGCGGACCCGGCGCTGGCTGCGCGACGGCAACTTCGACGTCCTCCACGTGCACGACCCGGCGACGCCGAGCGTGTCGCTGATCGCGTTGAGCCTGGCCAGCGGCGTCTCGATCGCCACGATCCACACGTCGATCGGCCGCTCGCGGGCCCTGGCGGCGACTGAGCCGCTGCTGCGTCCGGCGATGGAGAAGCTGAGCGCGCGCATCACCGTCTCGCGCGAGGCGCAGCGTGTGGTCGCGCACTACCAGGGCGGCGACTCCGTCATCATCCCCAACGGCCTGTTCGTCGACGACTTCAGCGGGACAGAGCGCCGTGCTGGAGAGAGCTCGACCTTCTCCTTGCTGTTCCTCGGTCGGTTCGAGGAGACCCGCAAGGGACTCCCGGTCCTGCTGGACGCGCTCCCGGCGGTGATCGAGAGGTTCCCGGGCCTGCGGCTCATCGTTGCAGGGGCCGGCGATCCGCGCGTCGGCACTGCGATGGTGCCCGAGCGCCTGCGTGAGCACGTCGAGGTCGTCGGGCGCGTCTCCGACGAGGAGCGTGCGCGGCTGCTGTCGGAGGCGGATGTCTACGTCGCCCCGAACACCGGGGGAGAGAGCTTCGGGATCGTGCTCATCGAGGCGATGGCCGCCGGAGCCCCGGTGGTCGCCAGCGACATCAGGGCGTTCGCCGACGTGCTCGAGGACGGGCGCCTGGGCGCGCTGTTCGCCAACGAGGACCCGGTCTCGCTCGCCAAGACGCTGGTCGACGCTCTCGACGACCCCGGACGCGAGGAGCGCGCGGGGGTGGCACGCGAGGCCGTACGGCGGTACGACTGGAGTGTGGTCGCTCCCCAGGTGATCAGCGTGTACGAGACCGTGCTGGGAGGAGGCGGAGCATGA
- the pdxT gene encoding pyridoxal 5'-phosphate synthase glutaminase subunit PdxT — translation MSAVRVGVLALQGDVREHLRMLADSGAEPSTVRRTSELAAVDALVVPGGESTTIDKLSRAFDLREPIRERIAAGMPVLGTCAGMIMLADRIEGGAAGQQTFGGLDVTVRRNAFGRQVDSFETDLRVEGLDAPMHAVFIRAPWVESCGPGVEVLASVDRGEDGAHPVVVRQGVLLAASFHPEVGHDDRLHRMFVRTVHAAR, via the coding sequence GTGAGCGCCGTGCGCGTCGGCGTCCTCGCGCTGCAGGGGGACGTCAGGGAGCACCTGCGCATGCTGGCCGACAGCGGTGCCGAGCCGTCGACCGTACGACGGACGAGCGAGCTGGCAGCGGTCGACGCGCTCGTCGTCCCCGGTGGCGAGTCGACCACGATCGACAAGCTGTCGCGGGCCTTCGACCTGCGCGAGCCGATCCGGGAGCGGATCGCCGCGGGGATGCCGGTCCTCGGCACCTGCGCCGGCATGATCATGCTTGCCGACCGGATCGAGGGCGGCGCTGCGGGCCAGCAGACGTTCGGAGGGCTCGACGTCACGGTGCGGCGCAACGCGTTCGGGCGGCAGGTCGACTCCTTCGAGACCGACCTGCGCGTCGAAGGGCTCGACGCGCCGATGCACGCGGTGTTCATCCGTGCCCCGTGGGTCGAGAGCTGCGGTCCCGGCGTCGAGGTGCTCGCGAGCGTCGACCGGGGCGAGGACGGCGCGCACCCCGTAGTAGTCCGCCAAGGCGTGCTGCTTGCCGCGTCGTTCCATCCCGAGGTCGGGCACGACGACCGCCTGCACCGCATGTTCGTCCGTACGGTGCACGCGGCGCGCTGA